One segment of Actinomyces sp. 432 DNA contains the following:
- a CDS encoding alpha/beta hydrolase family protein: MSTTAPYGTWPSPITPGTITTRTLSLSQVRVDGGDTYWVEQRASQAGRQVLLRRDGDGQIGEVLPLTPSDELVDARTRVHEYGGRAYAVDSGIIVVSHAGDGRLYRYDVAHRLRGLVPLTIYGDVRHGDLEIDTARGLVYAVREDHRGEGEPVNSLVAIPLDGSGARDDSAVTTVVSGTDFVVSPTLSPDGEHLAWITWNHPGMPWDNATLHVGDLRPDGTIGSQAVVDGGTGYSVSEPRWTEECELVHVSNASGFWNLYRTEGFPRRGTNREGWTESLRTRPLHPVDATFTSPAWVLGPHHFDVLDGEHLIASWARDGVWHLGTVKLSNGELEEWNVGWQPLGNVASSAGRVVMLAGSETELPSIVEVRGQEVEILRGSGDFNAYDAGISFAEPVSWPTTDGATAHGFFYPPASAAYVGPEDELPPLIVGVHGGPTAMDRAGYDLRIQFWTSRGFAYLAVNYRGSTGYGSDYRRLLNGKWGVYDVDDVVSGAEFLAASGKIDPARIAVRGASAGGFTALAALVRSEVFSAGTSLYGVADLAQLARTTHKFESHYIQRLVGAEDLHDPVYAERSPLSHTDAIHAPLLLLQGSADPIIPAEQATSMYEAVKAKGLPVALDVFPGEGHGFNLAANAHRALQDELSFYAQVWGLDSPATERLAISVDNLKH; the protein is encoded by the coding sequence CGGAGACGGGCAGATCGGCGAGGTGCTGCCACTGACCCCGTCCGACGAGCTGGTGGACGCCCGCACGCGGGTACACGAGTACGGTGGCCGTGCCTACGCCGTAGACTCCGGCATCATCGTCGTCTCCCACGCCGGTGACGGGCGGCTGTATCGCTATGACGTCGCCCACCGCCTGCGCGGCCTGGTGCCGCTGACCATCTACGGCGACGTCCGCCACGGCGACCTGGAGATCGACACGGCGCGCGGCCTGGTCTACGCCGTACGCGAGGACCACCGGGGCGAGGGGGAGCCGGTCAACTCACTGGTGGCGATCCCCCTGGACGGCTCGGGAGCGCGCGACGACTCAGCCGTGACCACGGTGGTCTCAGGCACGGACTTCGTGGTTTCCCCAACCCTGTCTCCCGACGGCGAGCACCTGGCCTGGATCACCTGGAACCACCCCGGCATGCCGTGGGACAACGCCACGCTGCACGTCGGCGACTTGCGCCCCGACGGCACCATCGGCTCCCAGGCCGTAGTGGACGGCGGCACCGGCTACTCGGTGTCCGAGCCGCGCTGGACCGAGGAGTGCGAGCTCGTGCACGTTTCCAATGCATCGGGCTTCTGGAACCTGTACCGCACCGAGGGCTTCCCGCGTCGCGGCACCAACCGCGAGGGCTGGACCGAGTCCTTGCGCACCCGCCCCCTGCACCCGGTCGACGCGACCTTCACGTCTCCGGCCTGGGTCCTGGGCCCGCACCACTTCGACGTGCTTGACGGCGAGCACCTGATCGCCTCGTGGGCGCGCGACGGCGTGTGGCACCTGGGCACCGTCAAGCTCTCGAACGGTGAGCTGGAGGAGTGGAACGTCGGCTGGCAGCCACTGGGGAACGTCGCCTCCTCCGCCGGGCGCGTGGTCATGCTCGCGGGCAGTGAGACCGAGCTGCCCAGCATCGTCGAGGTGCGCGGCCAGGAAGTCGAGATACTGCGCGGCTCGGGTGACTTCAACGCCTATGACGCCGGTATCTCCTTCGCCGAGCCCGTGTCCTGGCCCACCACCGACGGCGCTACCGCGCACGGCTTCTTCTACCCGCCGGCATCGGCCGCCTACGTGGGCCCTGAGGATGAGCTACCGCCCCTGATCGTGGGCGTACACGGCGGCCCCACGGCGATGGACCGGGCCGGCTACGACCTGCGCATCCAGTTCTGGACCAGCCGCGGCTTCGCCTACCTCGCCGTGAACTACCGGGGCTCAACCGGCTACGGCTCGGACTACCGCCGCCTGCTGAACGGCAAGTGGGGGGTCTACGACGTCGATGACGTCGTCTCCGGAGCGGAGTTCCTGGCCGCCTCCGGCAAGATCGACCCTGCCCGTATCGCGGTGCGCGGCGCTTCCGCCGGCGGGTTCACGGCGCTAGCGGCGCTGGTCCGCTCCGAGGTGTTCAGTGCCGGCACCTCCCTGTACGGCGTCGCCGACCTCGCGCAGCTGGCCCGTACGACCCACAAGTTCGAGTCGCACTACATCCAGCGCCTGGTGGGCGCCGAGGACCTGCATGATCCGGTTTACGCCGAGCGCTCGCCGCTCAGCCACACCGACGCCATTCACGCCCCGCTCCTGCTTCTGCAGGGCAGCGCGGATCCGATCATCCCGGCGGAGCAGGCCACCAGCATGTACGAGGCTGTGAAGGCCAAGGGCCTGCCGGTGGCACTGGATGTGTTCCCGGGCGAGGGTCACGGCTTCAACCTGGCCGCGAATGCGCACCGGGCGCTTCAGGACGAGCTGAGCTTCTACGCCCAGGTGTGGGGACTGGACTCGCCGGCCACCGAGCGCCTGGCCATCAGCGTCGACAACCTCAAGCACTGA
- a CDS encoding leucyl aminopeptidase, with protein sequence MTEIMTSSLLPTAAGGDVLVLAARADADAPVLLTAGTGAEQTPQLRGLPELLGPLGFTAAIDTVVRIPAAALDGDRSDLAPTLLVVGTGDASDSAALRRAAGRAARELAGTGHAVFALPADTAERLAAVAEGALEGAYAWSRRVPASTAPLARVTVLTPLAPAPRSLLRRSPEDSSAPVLNRARILAEAVAEARDLVNDPPARLTPAAFADHARRAADAVGGRQGRLDLEVYDDKRLLKEGFGGISGVGQGSVHPPRLVRLEWSPRPRRGKVAHVAVVGKGITFDSGGLSLKPPASMPGMKSDMAGAAAVLSATLAAARLALPVRVTAWLALAENLPGGSAQRPSDVVTMFDGSTVEVTNTDAEGRLVMADALAAAVAQGPDVVLDVATLTGAQIVALGDRTAAVMGDAREDVIAAATRAGEDFWPMPLPEYLRAGLDSPFADLRNAVMGSRAAGMLVAGLFLREFVGDTPWAHLDIAGPAYNEKAAWGLTPQGGTGFGVATLLAFLEDRAAQPGTAER encoded by the coding sequence ATGACTGAGATTATGACTTCCAGCCTGCTGCCCACTGCGGCGGGCGGCGACGTCCTGGTCCTGGCCGCCCGCGCTGACGCCGACGCCCCGGTGCTGCTCACCGCGGGCACCGGTGCGGAGCAGACACCACAGTTGCGTGGACTGCCGGAATTACTAGGGCCCCTGGGCTTCACCGCCGCCATCGACACGGTTGTCCGGATACCCGCGGCGGCGCTGGACGGCGACCGGAGCGACCTCGCCCCGACTCTGCTGGTAGTCGGCACCGGTGATGCATCCGACAGTGCCGCGTTGCGCCGGGCCGCGGGGCGCGCCGCGCGCGAGCTGGCCGGCACGGGACATGCCGTCTTCGCCCTGCCCGCGGATACCGCTGAGCGGCTGGCCGCCGTCGCCGAGGGCGCCTTGGAGGGGGCTTACGCGTGGTCGCGCCGTGTTCCGGCTTCAACCGCTCCCCTGGCCCGCGTCACGGTGTTGACGCCACTGGCTCCCGCCCCGCGCTCACTGCTGCGGCGCAGCCCGGAGGACTCCTCCGCACCGGTGCTCAACCGGGCACGCATCCTGGCCGAGGCCGTTGCAGAAGCCCGGGACCTGGTCAACGATCCGCCCGCCCGGCTCACCCCGGCCGCCTTTGCCGATCATGCCCGCCGGGCCGCCGATGCGGTCGGCGGGCGTCAGGGCCGACTGGACCTTGAGGTCTACGACGACAAGCGGCTGCTGAAGGAGGGATTCGGCGGCATCTCCGGGGTGGGGCAGGGATCCGTGCACCCGCCCCGGCTGGTCCGCCTGGAGTGGAGCCCTCGGCCGCGTCGCGGCAAGGTGGCGCACGTGGCCGTGGTTGGTAAGGGCATCACGTTCGACTCCGGTGGTCTCTCGCTCAAGCCCCCGGCGTCGATGCCCGGCATGAAGTCGGACATGGCCGGCGCGGCCGCGGTGCTGTCCGCCACCTTGGCAGCAGCCCGCCTGGCCCTGCCGGTGAGGGTGACCGCCTGGCTCGCCCTGGCGGAGAATCTCCCCGGTGGCTCCGCGCAGCGGCCCAGTGATGTGGTGACCATGTTCGACGGCAGCACGGTGGAGGTGACCAACACCGACGCGGAGGGGCGGCTGGTAATGGCAGATGCCCTGGCGGCGGCGGTCGCACAGGGGCCCGACGTCGTACTGGACGTCGCCACGCTCACGGGCGCCCAGATCGTGGCGCTCGGAGACCGAACCGCCGCCGTGATGGGCGACGCGCGGGAGGATGTCATCGCCGCCGCCACGCGTGCCGGCGAGGACTTCTGGCCCATGCCACTGCCGGAGTACCTGCGGGCCGGCCTGGACTCGCCCTTCGCCGATCTGCGCAACGCGGTGATGGGCAGCAGGGCCGCCGGCATGCTCGTAGCGGGCCTGTTCCTGCGCGAGTTCGTGGGCGACACTCCGTGGGCGCACCTGGACATCGCCGGTCCCGCCTACAACGAGAAGGCCGCCTGGGGACTGACTCCGCAGGGCGGGACGGGCTTTGGCGTAGCCACGCTACTGGCCTTCCTGGAGGACCGCGCCGCTCAGCCGGGTACCGCCGAGCGCTGA